TCGTAACTCAATGAAGAACGCGTCTAAATATGATAAAACAATTTCATTACAAAGTTAAGTCATGTTCTCGAATGGAGATAGTTTAATCGAAGTTATAGTGATAAAGCACATCGATTCCTTCCCGACTTTGCTAATTCTAATGTAGCAAATCTGAATGTAGCATGTCGAGTGCTGAATCGTACCTTGATTGTTTATGTTTGGAAATCTTAAGATTGAGAAATGTTTGCTGGCTACCTGTCTTCCACTTCTTCCCTTTCAAACTTGCTAGGGTCGAGGCACGCGGTAGGCCGTTGCGCACAATTAGGTAACCGCACGTAGAATATGAAATAAGTGGGTATAAGAAAGTGGGAGCAGcttacaaaattaaaagtgggtgttttttaataaattgggCGGttgtaaaataaagaaaagaaggtaatttaagaaatttaaaagcGAGACATATGGTATTTTTAATAGATATATAAATTTGTGCGGAAGTTGATGATTCTATCTGTGACTCCTCGCCATTCGTTTTCCCCATCTCTCTCCCCAATTTTGAACACCGTGCAGCTGTGAAGcacttgaaaatttaaaaatatacagCTCGAGCTTGAGGTTGGTCACTGCAACGACCTTCGAGGAGCGCCCGCGGCTGATAGCCGTCTCCACGATCGGGACCGTAGGTGTTGATCGTCCGCCCCATCCGGGGCCATGCGCATCGATGCTGCCGCGCTCGTGGAGGTGCTCGGTGAAGGCGGGACTTCGCGGTGGGCGGTCGGCCGGCTTCGTTGGAATCAAGGCCGCAGCCACGGTTTAGGGTTGAGATGGAGCTCCCGGGGGCTGATCTGCCTGGGCATGTGTTGTTCACTAACGTTAGAGAAAGAGATGTAGCCGGTGCTGCATCGccagaagttaaaaaattatatCAGATGAATACGTATGTGTTTCGCCTCATTGAAGGAAGAGAAGGCAAATTTAAGGAACCTTGCAAAGAAATCAAGACAATATCGATAGTATTttggtttatttaataattaatttgaagttttaacaTGTACGAAATATGTTATACATTCAATGAATTTCTAGGGAAAACCTGATGTGAgaatgatttgaaattaaaagttGCCAATGTTCATCTTCTCTTTATTATAAAATTGTTAGTATTTCCTAACACTAGGGAAGAAAAAATATACAATGCCAACTAGAGGGTAAGAGACGTGTTAGCATTAATATGTTAAAATAAGGAATGGCGTTCTACTAGGGGATGACTAATGACAACCCTCACGAGTGAAAATATCTTCCCTCCTTCACCTATAGAACCTATAGGTGGTTAATTAAATTTGCCTTCTCTTACAGGTGGAAACGCCCTCCCTCCTTAGAAGGCAAATTTAATGAACCTTGCAAAGAAATTAAGACAATATCGATAATTGttcattttaataattaatttgaagCTTCAACGCATGCAAAATAGCTTAACAACCAACAATTAGAATAATATATTAAGAAAAACATGGGCCTAGGCCTATGCAACACGCCCGCTTTTTTTAAATCACCTTTAATGAGATTTGTAAATTCAGCGGAAGACTTTGCAGGCCGGCGGTAGCTTGGAATGCAATCACCTTTGctctttttaaactttttcgtaccaaaaaagagaaaaaatgaatagaGGGTCGTGGTCATTTAAAATTATTGGGGAGTTCACATTTCTGTGAGGAAGTATAGTATCGAAACATGCATTAGTTGAACGCGATGGAAAGCGGATTTTCAAACAAATCAATGTTAGGTAAGGGAcatcttaataaaaaaaattgatgaagaatGAGGAAGAAACCTGATTGTTTGATGTTAATTATGCTCCTGTTCGTCCCTTAATTTGCTCACTAGTAAGTGACGACGAATAAGGATCGGTTAGGAATTGAAAAACTTATGTTTCTCCTACGTCTTGCCATATTGACCTGAATGATGATCAAGCGACAAGCATCACGAGACGAGGAGGCTTGGCGAGAGGTGGTGATGTGGAACGATAATGGCCATGCGCGAGATGATGGacagagagggagggggagataCGAGTAGGTGGAAATTATACCATCACGCAATAACAAAATGCGTAAAATTAACAAACAAATGAAGAGTACTTAACCGGCCAGATAATTTGTAGATAATGATCAAAACTTATCAACACATAATCGAAAATTAGTCTCGACTTCGAACTTTACCAGTCACGAAAAACCACTTCATAACTCAACTTATCATTCGTAGGAGCTAGTCTTGCTTAGTCTTGATTTTACATGAATTAGGCTCACGAATTACACATACCTTAATTATTGAGGTTTGCTCCAATGACCACCCTTCTTACTTGGAAAATGGAAGATAGAGGTTTGAATCCCCACTTTCTCAGAGGTTGGGGGTGGGGATGATTATTTTTAGGTATAAATTTCGACTTTCATATCTTGCAAAAGATAATATAAAagtttatgagtgaattaataattaagtaaaattgaccaaaaaaataaaatacctaacTCACATGTGAATTCATATTTTACCAATAATGAAAAATCTCTTCAGAAGACAGTCTTACATAAATTAGGCTATTCACTGTAAATTTCATGTACGACTCTCGTGATTCACGATTGTGATGGGCCCGATCATTCCACACGATGAATTTTCCCGGGTCGGTTTAGGAATCTGTGGCCTGTCCGAATTTCAAAATTGTGCAACGTTTGACCAGCGAACTTCCCCACCAGAAGACAAGGACCGGCGTAGGAGCATCTGCCCTCGCCTTCTCCTCAGCCGCATCTCCCACCTACTCGAAAAACCCTTCGCAAAGCATAATCACATTCTCCTCAGTTTTCTTCCCCAATCCTCTCCGAATTCTCCCCCTCTCCATCGATCTCAGTCCTCTTCAGAAAATCCCCAGCACGCCATGAATTCGACCCTCTCTTCCTCGTCCCCGTTCGGTTTCGCTAAACCTCCTTCCTCCTCGCTCCTCCGCCGGCCTCCTCCTGCCGCTCCTCCTTCGATCGTTCGCTTCCCCGCTCCCAAGCCCCTGGAAGATTCCTCTCCCCGTCGTAACACGATCAGGGCTTgctccgtcgccggccccggcaaCCACCCCCCGGAGAACCCATTTGCCCGAAAGCTCCGGAACTGCGCCGGGGCCGCCGtcctcgtcgccgccgccgtctcctTCGTCTTTAGCGCCGAGAAGTCTGCGGCGAGAGCCGAGCCTCCTCCGGCTGCTGTCGAAACGGAGCCATCTCCGGGTTCTGAAGAGACCCAGGAACAAGCCCGGGAAGCCCGAGAGCCCCAGCCGCCCTCGCCGTTGACGGAGCTCCTCGGGTCGGACCCCGAGTCGGTCGACGCAATGAGAAAGCTTTTGCAGCAGAAGCTCGAGAACGGAGAGGACCAGGAGGCTCTGAAGACATTGCGGCGTTTGGTTGCCGCTCAGCCTGAGGTCGCTGAATGGAAGTTCTTGCTGGCTAGGTTGTATGGCGAGATGGGAGATACTGAAAATGCCCGCAGCGTGTTCGAGGAAATTCTCGCGGCGAACCCGCTTTCGTTCGAGGCCCTATTCGAGAACGCTCTGTTGATGGACCGGTGCGGAGAGGGAGAGGCGGTCATTAAGCGGCTGGAGGAGGCGCTGAGGATCGCGGAGGAGGAGAACAAGGAAAAGGAGGCGAGGGACGTGAGGTTGATAATGGCGCAGATACAGTTCCTGCAGAAGAATGTGGAAGGGGCTTTGAAGAGTTATCAGGACTTGGCTAAGGAGGATCCTAATGACTTTAGGCCCTACTTTTGTCAGGGGATGATATACAGCTTGCTTGATAAGAATGCAGAGGCGAAGGAGCAATTCGCCAAGTACCGTGAACTCTCGCCCAAAAAGTTTGAGGTGGAGGGTTATCTGAGGACACCACTATCGCGGATGAAGCTGTTCGGGACACATGAGGCTAATTGAGTTTTGGCGTATGGTATATTTAGCTCTTTGATCTTTTCTGAAATAAGGCAGGTTGGAGAGATGGTTCATTCTCTTGACACCTAATTTGGAGGAGGATTTGGCTAATCCTCTGGATTCTTGGCATATGGTCAGTTgtcgtttttgttttcttgtaatTGTATCACTAGCAATTTGAAACGGAGAGGTAACTCTAGAGAACTTATGAGGCGTTACAGAGGACAAACAGTATGgtcagagttgatcactcaaTAAATTAGGCTCTATTTACACATTTTTGTCTTGCAAGTTCTGGTTTTGGTAACTTAATGTTGCTTTTCCATGGCTGTTGTTCATCTGTTGCTTTGACCTTGTGTGGAAGAAATTGAATGAAGTTCTTGAGCAGTGAGTGGTGTTGAGACTACTAGGAAGTTGGACTGAAATAACTAGTATCCGCTGTTTAGCTCGATTATATTGTGATATCACCTCCGGATCGGAGGTGAACAGCAATGGTGATTAGCTGGAGAATAAACCTTAAGTGATCGAAACCCCCGAGGCCCCTTGAGGCAGGCTCTCGTAGTCAGCTAAATCAGGACCTCTTTTTGTCTCTCTGAGAGATCTCTCTGAACTTCAATTCTACTTCCTAGTTTCCATGTACAAGTttatttcttcaacttgaatCTTTTGCTTCGTCAGTCAATGCCTGTGTACTTCCATTAGGATTGGGGAGAATTCTTTTGACTAGATTATActcaaaaagagagaatttccttcaACTGCAATCTGGTTTGAGGATTTCAGTTGCAGGTTTGATCAGCTTGTGGAAGTATGAAGAAGTTTGATGACGATACAACATGGTTTAGGATTTTAAGCCGCCCCTCTTGTCGCAATTCCTGTTTATAGGAAGAAGTTGATACTTATCAATCTTTGTGACAGTCTTGCCTAAACAAGATTTCCCTCAAACAGGATTTGCGGTAACCCAAGGCTGATCAATCTGAATGACAATTGATGATGCTAAGCAAAGACTTCAAGATGACATCTTGGAGTTAAACCATGGATTTAAGGGTGAATCAGAACAAAAGGCAAATCTGTGTCCCCTAATCAGTTGACTTGCGTGATGTAGAACAGAAAAGGACAACAGGAACCATTTGGCTTGCTCATCTACAACATTTCCCATTCGTCATTTTCTTACATGAAACAatggaaaagaggaagaagaaatctcTCAACAAAATGCCAATCAAGATCAGATTTTCTGCATCGTGTGCCTCTCATTGCTTTCTTGATAGTTGATACGTACCTCGGTAACCGCAAAGAGCCTCCCAATAGGTCAAGACACAAAATCAGGTTCAGTTTTGTTGCATTCAGCCTAGGGCAGCTCTAATCTTTTGGGCTCAACAAAATGCCAATCAAGATCAGgttttgttgtcttttgtttgGCTGCTTTCtaatgttggtttttgttttcctattcttttacgcttcaaaatagtttttggaATCGAGCTGTGTATTGTATTTTTTGGTTATTAGcttatatattcttaccttaaaaaaaaaaaaaaaaaaaaaaatcatttgataatgttaattattatttttaaataaaaagtgacaagaaatatatttggcatagaaacaagaaatagaaaaaaagtaacttctatttttcttcctcctgTCACCGCCCGCCTCCCTCGCTGCCTACCTATGCCATTCGTTGCCGCTGTCCACTAgccacgaagaagaagaaaagaaaagaaatcttttaacaattaaaagaaatcctacattaaaaaaaaaatttgtggatcATACTAAacgtatttattttttttctattctgaaaatagaaattcgcTGTAAATATTAAACatattattttactcaaaaaatatttttggaaattaaagttaaaaaatatttttgaaaaaaattattttttggaacgaaaatattattaaacgTAGCCTAAAGGAATGACGTGATGATCACATTTTTCTGCATGCTCTTGCGTTATTCAGCGTGCCGTgatgtttgacaaaaaaaataaaagaaagaaaacgtgCGTCGTGACGTCACTATCGGTGAGATTTAGGTTGTATGAAAAATGGATGACAGGAAATGGGGCTTGCCTATATTATTTGAGAATAATGTTTTGTCCTAAGCAGTTCCATTCGAAGGTGAAGCCGCATCTACAGGATAAAGTGTCCAGGAGGAGGAAAAACGAAAACCACCAGGgacttagaaaatttccaaaaatcattaaaatagtTATATATCTATCGTAATTGTATCATTTcaatctttaatttttatatttagccaatttaatcctaaacatattaacaatttgtcaattgagttatttcagctaattttgatAGAAAATCGTTGAAATGAACGCTAGCTATTTTATGGTGttgactattattttttttatttatagtttttgaatttttaaatattttatttctattttaaagtcACTAGCCACTTTCGttagatctgggtgagggctgCCTTGCTCACAACTGGCGACGCATTGAAGGCCCTCGCCCAGGGTCAATGGGGTTGGCATTGACCTCGTTGACATAATgaaacaaaaagcaaagaaaaaaaataaaataaaaaaattgttcatgttagctattttctattttcagtccaaattggataaaaatacataattggtaagttgtgaaaaaaaatttaagattgaattgatcaaattaaaaagtccATGATAGAATTAAGGAGCGTTTGGTAACCTTTTGTtttggagaacaattttttatcgaaatatttttttttattctattctcaagaacaatttttaactaaaaggaCACATCTGGTAActccataaaatttttattcccgaaatagaaatacagttggtagtattcttaattttttaaaatattttcttattttttcttttttctttttctttttctctttggtccGCGATCAGCTAGGCAAGGTCTAGCGAGCTCGCCTGGCCATTGGCGAGTCTCGACCTTGCACGGGTGGCGCAAGGGCGAGCCTCTCCGTGCCCCCGATGATGCTTCGACGAGGTTGCCGACCCtcgtctggccggtcgccggcaccAGCTATGGCCAAGGCTGGcaattggccaaaaggaagaaaaagaaaaggaaagagaagaagagagaagagaagaaaagataaattctttatctttgttcttttaattcttAGGAATTATTAGGGAGCAatttacttttttctactttttatttttgttccaaatttattttcgaaaataaaaaaataattttttgtttttgagaataaaaattttactaaataggtttctatttctttttcattttttagaacaGAAGAACAGAAATAATTATTCCAAGAAACAACCGAATAGGCCCTTAGCATGAAAACAAACGtttaagttttttgttttttgataatttttgctaaaaaattctGGCCTCAGAAGGAAGACAGACACAATAAAATTTCAGGACAGGATGTCGTATCGGGAAACCTCCCACGCGGCAGTCATTTAGTGGCTCCTACGATCTGCAACCCCGGCAAAATCCCGTGAGGATAAGGTATATATATAGAAAGCTGAAGCTCAACACGCTCGTCCAAGCTTTTCAAATCTCACATGGCCATGGCCATTCTGAGCTCACCCGAGAATGCCCTGCTGGCCAGCATCAGCTGCTGGGGAGAGCTCCCCCAAGTCCCCTTCACCAGATCATGCAAGACCCTCCTCTTCCCGCCGCTCCCGCTCTCGAATCTCGGAGTTTCTTGCTCCAACTGCCCTTCTCCCGTTCTCGAGGAACACTCCGGCGCCTCCCCTTCGACGCAGTTCGACTCGCGAGCGACGGATCCTCTGCAAGGTCCGACCACGGACTCCGAGAGTTTCGACAGATTCTTACGCGGGTTATTCGAAGCTCCTGAAACCGAGAAGTTCGCTTACGAGTACTACGCGAAGGCGAAAGAGAGTCCCAACTTCGAGCCGGAGAAGTCTACGGTGGATAGCCTCGCCAGGTACCTGATGAAGGAAAAGAAGTGGGATTTGATTGCGGGTCTTTCTTGTGATTTCGAGGTTTACAATGTGTTCCCTGATAAAGTTACCTGTGCTAGACTGGTCAGTAATTGCATCGAAGCTAGGAAATTTAGAGTAGCTGATGGTATACTTGAAGTGTTAGGACCGAATCGAGAGGCCGGTCTGTTGGCATTCGATGCGGCAATGCGAGGTTATAACAAGCTCCATATGTATAGCAGCACGATTGTCGTGCACGAACGGATGAGATCCATAGGGGTTGCTCTGGATCCTGCATGTTATTACCGGATAATGGAAGCTCACATGAAAATTGGGGATGTTGCGAAAGTTGTCGAGTTGTTTCGTGAGTTTGAAAGCAGGCAATTCGCTGCGACTTCCTTTTCAACTCGGATTTTCAGTGTTGTTTTCCAGTCGCTATGCAAATCTAGAAGAGCCTCTGAGGCTCTCGagtattttaagaaaatgaaaatcagtGGAATTGCTGTCGACGGCAAAATTTATGCATCATTGATATCTTCATTTGCGAGCATCGGGGAAATAAAAGTAGCCGAACAGCTTTTCAATGAAGCCAGTAAAGAGAACATATTGTTGAGGGATCCGGACATGTTCCTAAAGCTTGTTTTGATGTACATAGAAGAAGGATTCCTGGAGAAAAATTTTCAGGTCATCGAGGCAATGAAGGGCATGAATCTGAAAGTGTCTGATTGCATAATGTGTGCGATAGTCAATGGCTTTTCAAAGAAGCGCGGGTCCATGGCTGCGGTTAGGGTGTACGAAACTCTCATCTCTCGGGGATGCGAGCCTGGGCAAGTGACGTATGCTTCAGTCATAAGTGCATATTGCCGTGTCAGGCTCTACTCCCGAGCCGAGGCGCTTTTCTCGGAGATGGAAACCAAGGGGTACGACAAATGTGTCGTGGCATACTCTAGCATGGTTGCCATGTATggcaagagaggaaaaataagagaagcaaTGAAACTGGTAGCAAAAATGAAAGCCAGAGGATGCAAACCGAATGTATGGGTGTACAACACCTTATTGGAAATCCATGGTAGGGCGAAGAACTTGAGGCAGGTCGACAAAATATGGAaggaaatgaagagaaagaaggtGGCACCTGACAAGGTTAGTTACACGAGCCTCATCGCCGCATACAATAGGGCTAGGGAGTTCGAGACGTGCATAAAATTCTACGAGGAGTTTCGGGCAAATGGGGGCTCGATCGATAGAGCAATGGGTGGGATCATGGTGGGGGTTTTCTCAAAGAGCAGCCGCATTGAGGAGTTGATTAGGTTTCTTCAGGACATGAAATCGGAGGGAACAGAGTTGGATGGGCGGCTTTACGGGTCAGCTTTGAATGCACTGAGAGATTCTGGCCTGCTAGTTCAAGCAAGGTGGTTCCAGGAAAGCTTCAGCATGGCTCAAGTTAAAGGAGTTCCTAGTTAAGACTATTTTACCGATCGACTGATACAATAGATTTGACCGTTCGCAATTCAGGTTTGGTGTCCTCTGCATTCAACTTGTACAGTTTCATGCTTCTCCCACGGGTGGATGCTCTATTCTGTATAGTTCAATTGTAAATTAGCAATACTCAGTTGAATTCTTTCTGGGAATATACTGGAGATGCTTGCCAACACAAGCGGTTGTTGGgagaaaaaaacccaaaacgacggatcttctttttgtttgtcaATACAAATGAGAAAATGTGTTGTGGGATTGACTGAATATTCTCGACTTCTGAACACAGGTTTTTCTGTCGGGCAATTGATGGCTCGTTACTAAGAAATCGAAGCATATGTACATTTTTGAATACTAGCAATTGGAGATTTCCCTAACACCGTGCTAAACAGCTGGAAtatcaaaaagaagaatataagATCgagaggaaaattaaaattggatgATTATTTATGAACCGCAGTGTCCGCGGTGGATCAGACTGCGAATCTTGGAGTGACTGCACAACCCGTCCTTGGCCTCCTGGAGAATATGGTTTTGCCTGATTTTAGCAAAACGGTTGATCCTAGTAAAGAACATACAGAGTCCAGGACACAACCAAGTGCATATGCTTGGATTGCCAACAATGTAGTTAGTTGCTCAGTCCGCAATGGCGAAGTTGTCATGTTAAGTTGAAGTCATGATCACACTGATATATCCCGTGTTCGTATAAAATATGAACTTGAGCAGCCAAGATCAGAAACAAGTTATGGCTGTAAGACAGATTGCACACTCACAAACAGAAGCAATCATGAAAAAAGAGTAAACAGACAAGACGGCATTCCGATGCAACACCGGATTATTCCATGATATTGGCGAGATATGATGAGATGTAATGCAAAAGCACATGAAACTCAGGGCAGCAGAGAAAGGCCCGGCAATGCCCGCCCTGGAAGCCCTCCATCTTGCAGACGGCAATGCATTTGATCTTGTAGAAGCATTAGCCCCTTGAACTTGTGCCTTCGGTACTTGCAAATTCCCGCTTCAGCCACGGCCACCATTGGCTCCATCTCTGTACATACCAAAACGGAGGTGAAAAGAAGGCTCAGTCGACAACTGGTTTGGTTAATCAAAATTCTCTCATAGAAAACGAGTTGATATATAATGCTCGGAATTATCTAGCAGCATTCCAATCCATTTCGCTTAGCCCGGTTTAATATTTGTTCATTACCGTTTGATCATTTTGGAGATCTGTTGGCTCTGAAAACAGGGTGAGGCTCCAAGGTCCACATGTTCTGTGTGAAATCTAGTGCCGTGTACGTGTTGTATGGGCCAACATCATAAAACACCattgcatcactttggtgattCGACCCATGAAACACATGCATGCATAAAGCGTCGTAGGATGAGAAAGGACCAGCAGTTGCCACGAGCAGCAGCATCACAATAGAAGCAGCTAGAATCAAACGCTTCGAGAACTCcccagagaaagagagagagaggtggaggACCGGGCAAGGGGTGACAGGGTGATTTATAGGTGAGTGTGGTGGTGAGTGCAAGTTTATCATACGAGAGACAGATAATCCGGGGTTTGGAGTCACGGAGCGATCgagaaaaaggggggggggAATTACGAGAGTTAGAAATGAAGGGTCTTGCATGGATCGCATCGGATTGACGTTGCGGATTCGATTTGGTAGATGGACTACTCGGTAAAGCTCCTTGAGTCATCACTCGTTAGTGCAGCGCAGACTACACTTTAAACAGGACTGCTTTATCGGGATAACATTAGAAGTGTCAGAAGTTATGTATAGCGTTCATTTTGGtgtcaaaaattcattttgcatcacttaagtgtcaaaaattttgaaaaacgatcatttcagtACTAACGTCGATTAGGTTGGTTGGAAATTCAACATGACAGTTTTTTTATTGTCAACGTCGATATGGTTGGCTGGAAATTCGATGTGaccattttttattcattttttaagccGATGTGGCTTGCCAAAGAGCACAGTTAGCATGCAAGCaacaaaacgacgttgtttagcGTCTTTCCCCCAAGTAAGAATCCTAAAtctcaaaattgaaagagaatcgaaagttcaaaaccctaaatccccaatatGAATGcgtattttgattttttttccaaaattatcagCTCGCTCTTGCAAATGGAGGGCATAAGTATTATTGTGGGTTATCGAGTCCGAGAAGAACATCAAGGACTCGATtgaatcccgggagaagattccatgagTACGATAGATATAGAGAAGGCTCGAGATGCAAAATATCTTATATGAGTTAATGCGAAATTCTCTGATCTTTGAATTACTTGAAGATCGACAAACCTCTACCTACATTAATGGATAAGTTGGAGATTGTCGAATCAATACgagctcaaatgaagggtttaacatctctggtcgaccatttgaagagggaagtttcaaggctgaaaattgaaagaaacttttatcgagTGTTGATTGTATTATTATCCTCTTGTGTAGTCTATTCAAATATgaagtgagtaatgagaagaagtcTATATGTCTATCATAGTTGAAGACGTGGAATATGTATTTGTATTGGATTATTTGTAAGTAAGGTGTGTCCTTGGTTTGCCGCAATTTTTATATGgaacaaaatattttgttgccATCTATGGTGAAAATAGAATGTTGGAGTTTGAATTCATTGGTTGTGAGTACTTAAAAGTTTTCTTGCttagttgtgtattgtcaaTATTTGTTTTGCTTAACTTTTGCTTCAGATGTAATGgtttattgcattttttgtttggtaatggCTTGTTAGGTTGCTGTAATTGCAAACCACGGTAAAATTAAGGGTGgtctcaaattcacaattgaCTATTTCAATGCaataagttgtaaatagtaATTGCTTGAGTACTAAGTTTTcataaaattgatcatttaagtATCAATTGCAGTTAAAAAGTGATCGCTCGTATTGCacgagttttaaaaaaaatatatattagtttCAAATGTTGCTTGGCTTATACCAGCCGTAGTGCATCTTGTTGCCTAGTTGAGTTGTTGGTGCATCTTATTATTGTACCAACCCATACAAGTATTGATACAAGAAGATACATTGGCACATAACAAGATGTACCGGTACAAGATGCACCAACACTCATAATTGTTCATGCAAGAAGATGCAGCACCCACAACTACACCAATGTGTGCTAGTACATTTTGTTCTTGCATCAGCATATACAACTAGAACCCACAAATTCTTTAGCACCCACAACTTTAACAAACGAGGAAAAATATCTTATAAGTTGCATATCGATGTACCGGCAACAGAGGGGGGAGG
The nucleotide sequence above comes from Eucalyptus grandis isolate ANBG69807.140 chromosome 2, ASM1654582v1, whole genome shotgun sequence. Encoded proteins:
- the LOC104432976 gene encoding protein SLOW GREEN 1, chloroplastic gives rise to the protein MNSTLSSSSPFGFAKPPSSSLLRRPPPAAPPSIVRFPAPKPLEDSSPRRNTIRACSVAGPGNHPPENPFARKLRNCAGAAVLVAAAVSFVFSAEKSAARAEPPPAAVETEPSPGSEETQEQAREAREPQPPSPLTELLGSDPESVDAMRKLLQQKLENGEDQEALKTLRRLVAAQPEVAEWKFLLARLYGEMGDTENARSVFEEILAANPLSFEALFENALLMDRCGEGEAVIKRLEEALRIAEEENKEKEARDVRLIMAQIQFLQKNVEGALKSYQDLAKEDPNDFRPYFCQGMIYSLLDKNAEAKEQFAKYRELSPKKFEVEGYLRTPLSRMKLFGTHEAN
- the LOC104432977 gene encoding pentatricopeptide repeat-containing protein At5g13770, chloroplastic, translated to MAMAILSSPENALLASISCWGELPQVPFTRSCKTLLFPPLPLSNLGVSCSNCPSPVLEEHSGASPSTQFDSRATDPLQGPTTDSESFDRFLRGLFEAPETEKFAYEYYAKAKESPNFEPEKSTVDSLARYLMKEKKWDLIAGLSCDFEVYNVFPDKVTCARLVSNCIEARKFRVADGILEVLGPNREAGLLAFDAAMRGYNKLHMYSSTIVVHERMRSIGVALDPACYYRIMEAHMKIGDVAKVVELFREFESRQFAATSFSTRIFSVVFQSLCKSRRASEALEYFKKMKISGIAVDGKIYASLISSFASIGEIKVAEQLFNEASKENILLRDPDMFLKLVLMYIEEGFLEKNFQVIEAMKGMNLKVSDCIMCAIVNGFSKKRGSMAAVRVYETLISRGCEPGQVTYASVISAYCRVRLYSRAEALFSEMETKGYDKCVVAYSSMVAMYGKRGKIREAMKLVAKMKARGCKPNVWVYNTLLEIHGRAKNLRQVDKIWKEMKRKKVAPDKVSYTSLIAAYNRAREFETCIKFYEEFRANGGSIDRAMGGIMVGVFSKSSRIEELIRFLQDMKSEGTELDGRLYGSALNALRDSGLLVQARWFQESFSMAQVKGVPS